The following coding sequences are from one Rhineura floridana isolate rRhiFlo1 chromosome 2, rRhiFlo1.hap2, whole genome shotgun sequence window:
- the C2H14orf132 gene encoding uncharacterized protein C14orf132 homolog — MDLSFMAAQLPVMGGAFMDSPNEDFSTEYSLFNSSASVHAAASMPSQPEEASRSSNDAILLWIAIIATIGNIVVVGIVYAFTF, encoded by the coding sequence CTTCCAGTTATGGGAGGAGCCTTCATGGACTCACCCAATGAGGACTTTAGCACAGAATACTCCTTGTTTAATTCATCTGCCAGTGTCCACGCAGCTGCCTCGATGCCGAGCCAACCTGAAGAGGCATCCCGTTCTTCAAATGATGCCATTTTGTTATGGATTGCAATTATAGCCACAATTGGGAACATTGTAGTTGTTGGAATTGTGTATGCCTTCACGTTCTGA